One segment of Tolypothrix sp. NIES-4075 DNA contains the following:
- a CDS encoding non-ribosomal peptide synthetase codes for MSYSAERNLLEPNNSGKDIWQAIASILEVQNQAPALVSVARNEHLPLSFSQERLWFLYQLQQDSSTYNVSFAFRLQGSLNIWALERSLNEIIQRHEALRTTFSADQNKPVQVIAPSLKLTLPIVNLQELPEKERETQVLQLVKKEVQQPFDLEQGSLLRSSLVQLGDREYVLLLSVHHIAFDGWSEGILWRELTTLYTAFSTDKPSPLPQLPIQYADFAVWQRQWLQGQVMDSQLNYWKQQLADAPPLLELPTDRVRPPVQTNRGGIKRFGLDEHLTQQLKSLSEQSGATLFMTLLTGFVILLSRYSNQQDILVGSPIANRNRSELESLIGFFVNILVLRTDVSGNPSFWELLQRVRQVATEAYSHQDVPFDQIVDALQPERNLNYSPLFQVMFVLLNTPPGKLELPGLSLTPLEVETQTAKFDLTLLITETEQGLSGSLEYNSDLFEEATITRMIGHFVTLLEGIVANPEERISQLPLLTQPEQQQLLVEWNNTQTKYPNDKCIHQLFEEQVERTPDAVAVVFDNQQLTYQQLNTRANSLAHYLKSLGVGADVLVGLCVERSVEMIVGLLGILKAGGAYVPLDPDYPKDRLAYMLNDSQVAVLLTQEKLLTSLPEHSARVVCLDKDWQDISQENKDNPVTNSTTDNLAYVIYTSGSTGQPKGTLVNHSNVVRLFAATDAWYKFNCDDVWTLFHSYAFDFSVWEIWGALLYGGRLVIVPYLVTRSPELFYKLLVQQQVTVLNQTPSAFRQLIQAEQSGVTAGELNLRLVIFGGEALEIKSLQPWFERHGDTTPQLVNMYGITETTVHVTYRPLSKADLNHNASVIGRPIPDLQVYVLDEYKQPVPIGVPGEMYVGGAGVTRGYLHRPGLTAERFISNPFGQSKLYKTGDLARYLPNGDLEYLGRIDNQVKIRGFRIELGEIEALLASHPDVWETVVLVREDEPGDTCTERSRSKRLVAYVVLKTKQSFTVAEIRRFLTDQLPSYMIPSAFVLLESLPLTSNGKVDKRALPVPESREGIEVSFVAPRTPEEEILVKIWAEMLKVDQVGIHDNFFELGGNSLLGAQVISRLRVAFYIDLSLHRLFVSPTVAELAHNIEVLRIARENEEILMTVTEEEYEEGSL; via the coding sequence ATGAGCTACTCTGCTGAAAGAAATTTATTAGAACCAAACAATTCAGGAAAAGATATCTGGCAAGCGATCGCCAGCATTCTCGAAGTACAAAATCAAGCTCCAGCTTTAGTATCTGTAGCTCGGAATGAACACCTACCTTTGTCTTTTTCGCAAGAAAGGTTATGGTTCCTTTATCAGTTACAGCAAGATAGCTCTACTTATAATGTTTCTTTTGCTTTTCGGCTTCAGGGTTCACTAAATATTTGGGCATTAGAACGTAGTCTCAATGAAATTATTCAACGCCATGAAGCATTGCGGACTACGTTTTCAGCTGACCAAAATAAGCCTGTTCAGGTAATTGCTCCCAGCCTCAAATTAACTTTACCTATAGTAAATCTTCAAGAACTTCCTGAAAAAGAAAGAGAAACTCAAGTTTTACAACTAGTCAAAAAAGAAGTTCAACAACCCTTTGATTTAGAGCAAGGATCGCTGTTACGGTCTTCCTTAGTGCAGCTGGGCGATCGGGAATATGTGCTACTCCTGAGTGTCCACCATATCGCTTTTGATGGTTGGTCTGAAGGTATTTTGTGGCGCGAATTGACAACCTTGTACACAGCTTTTTCTACTGATAAGCCCTCTCCATTGCCCCAACTGCCCATCCAGTACGCAGACTTTGCTGTTTGGCAAAGACAGTGGTTGCAAGGTCAAGTCATGGACTCTCAACTGAACTACTGGAAGCAACAATTAGCAGACGCGCCTCCCCTGCTGGAACTTCCAACCGACCGAGTTCGCCCACCTGTACAAACAAATCGTGGTGGTATCAAGCGTTTTGGGTTAGATGAGCATCTGACTCAACAACTTAAAAGCCTGAGTGAACAGTCAGGCGCAACCTTATTCATGACTTTGCTAACTGGCTTTGTCATCTTACTATCGCGCTACAGCAATCAACAAGATATTCTTGTCGGTTCCCCCATAGCTAACCGCAACCGTAGCGAACTAGAATCTCTGATCGGCTTTTTTGTCAATATTTTGGTGTTACGTACTGACGTTTCAGGCAATCCTAGCTTTTGGGAGTTACTGCAAAGAGTACGCCAAGTAGCAACGGAAGCATACTCTCACCAAGATGTGCCATTTGACCAAATAGTAGACGCTTTACAACCAGAAAGAAACCTTAACTACTCTCCATTGTTCCAGGTAATGTTCGTGTTGCTAAATACGCCGCCGGGAAAATTGGAATTACCTGGTTTATCTCTAACTCCCTTAGAGGTAGAAACACAGACAGCTAAGTTTGATTTAACTTTGTTGATAACGGAAACTGAGCAAGGGCTGAGTGGGAGTTTAGAATACAACTCTGACTTATTTGAGGAAGCGACAATTACCCGAATGATAGGGCATTTTGTCACTTTGCTAGAAGGAATTGTTGCTAACCCAGAGGAGCGAATTTCGCAATTACCTCTGCTGACACAACCAGAGCAACAACAGTTATTAGTTGAATGGAACAATACTCAAACCAAATATCCTAATGATAAGTGCATCCATCAGTTATTTGAGGAGCAAGTTGAGCGCACACCCGATGCAGTAGCCGTCGTCTTTGACAATCAACAACTGACTTACCAACAGTTGAATACTCGTGCTAACTCTTTGGCGCACTACCTGAAGTCATTGGGTGTAGGCGCAGATGTGCTGGTGGGTTTGTGTGTGGAACGCTCAGTAGAAATGATTGTAGGACTATTGGGCATACTCAAAGCTGGCGGGGCTTATGTACCACTTGATCCAGACTACCCGAAAGACCGTTTGGCATATATGCTCAATGATTCCCAGGTTGCAGTCCTGTTGACTCAAGAGAAATTGCTCACTAGTCTGCCAGAACATAGCGCCCGTGTAGTCTGCTTAGATAAAGACTGGCAAGATATATCCCAAGAAAATAAAGATAATCCTGTTACTAACTCTACAACTGATAATTTAGCCTACGTCATCTACACTTCTGGTTCCACAGGTCAACCCAAAGGCACATTAGTCAACCATTCAAATGTAGTCCGTCTGTTTGCAGCCACAGATGCTTGGTATAAATTCAATTGCGATGATGTGTGGACACTGTTTCACTCTTACGCATTTGACTTTTCCGTATGGGAAATTTGGGGTGCATTATTGTATGGTGGACGACTGGTAATAGTACCTTATTTAGTGACGCGATCGCCAGAATTATTTTACAAGTTATTAGTTCAACAACAGGTCACAGTTCTCAACCAAACACCATCAGCATTCCGCCAATTAATTCAAGCAGAACAGTCAGGTGTAACTGCTGGGGAATTAAACTTGCGCCTAGTCATTTTCGGTGGAGAAGCATTAGAAATCAAGAGCTTGCAACCTTGGTTTGAGCGACATGGCGACACAACACCGCAATTAGTGAATATGTACGGGATTACAGAAACCACCGTACACGTCACTTATCGTCCACTGAGTAAAGCTGATTTGAATCACAACGCTAGTGTGATTGGTCGTCCAATTCCTGACTTACAGGTGTATGTGCTGGATGAGTATAAGCAACCAGTACCAATTGGTGTTCCGGGTGAGATGTATGTTGGTGGTGCAGGTGTAACACGCGGTTATCTCCATCGTCCGGGGCTGACAGCAGAACGCTTTATTTCTAACCCATTTGGGCAGTCAAAATTATACAAAACCGGGGATTTGGCGCGATATTTGCCCAATGGGGATTTAGAGTATTTAGGACGAATTGACAATCAAGTCAAAATACGCGGTTTCCGCATTGAGTTAGGCGAAATTGAGGCATTATTAGCTTCTCACCCAGATGTTTGGGAAACTGTGGTGCTAGTTCGAGAGGATGAACCGGGGGATACTTGTACTGAGCGGAGTCGAAGTAAACGTCTTGTTGCTTACGTGGTATTGAAAACAAAACAATCTTTCACCGTCGCAGAAATACGTCGTTTCCTTACCGACCAATTGCCAAGTTACATGATTCCCAGTGCTTTTGTGCTGCTGGAATCCTTACCCCTGACATCTAACGGTAAGGTAGATAAACGTGCCTTACCTGTTCCAGAGTCCCGTGAGGGAATAGAGGTAAGTTTTGTAGCCCCACGTACCCCAGAAGAAGAAATATTAGTCAAAATTTGGGCTGAGATGCTGAAAGTAGATCAAGTAGGGATTCACGATAACTTCTTTGAATTGGGAGGAAATTCCCTCTTGGGAGCGCAAGTAATTTCTCGGTTGCGCGTTGCTTTTTATATCGATTTATCTTTGCACCGTTTATTTGTATCTCCTACTGTAGCTGAGTT
- a CDS encoding acyl carrier protein translates to MKSIDLIEQKTKNIVSSLLPNINSEDFSDTSNLFSIGLDSVNAMTLVLKLQNAFGIKFATTDMNAENFQSVATIVKLINQKQS, encoded by the coding sequence ATGAAGAGCATTGATTTAATTGAACAAAAAACCAAAAATATTGTCTCAAGTCTATTACCAAATATTAATAGTGAAGATTTCTCAGATACTAGCAATCTTTTTAGCATTGGGCTGGATTCTGTCAATGCCATGACGCTTGTTTTGAAACTCCAAAATGCTTTTGGGATTAAATTTGCTACTACTGATATGAATGCAGAAAATTTTCAAAGCGTAGCAACTATTGTCAAGCTAATTAATCAAAAGCAAAGTTAA
- a CDS encoding class I adenylate-forming enzyme family protein produces MLEQSFVEIAKKYPHKTAIAYDKLRITYQELYTHITHLSIDLSKIGIAQGDCIALILPNSPEFAIAFYATAKLNAIALPINPLLKDNEIKYYIIDSNARAIVTNSDGAEITRKILSKIDKKIELIVLDDTALHTKELDNSTITESTSTFTGDVLYQYSSGSTGRPKRVCRTQNNLYHEIKNFTETTNISLADNILCVVPLYHAHGLGNCLLAATCNGATLVILEPSLHQGKAIEVPFVFRILRVLELIEKEKITILPAVSYIFNTLAETPDDRQVDVSTLRLCFSAGNFLSKEIFDKFLQRFGIPVRQLYGCTEAGSVAINLDENIKNTYNSVGCPLKNIDIKIIDDAGKELPTGTVGEIVIKSEALTQGYSNKPELNQQVFKNGSFLTDDLGKKDEDGRIYITGRKQIFIDTGGHKVDPLEIENILITHHQVKEAVVVGIKGLYAGEIIKAVIVPENQDNCDERDILFYCKSKLADFKLPKLIEFRDEIPKSPLGKVLRKNLIDDLSKTINS; encoded by the coding sequence ATGTTAGAACAAAGCTTTGTCGAAATTGCCAAAAAATACCCTCATAAAACTGCGATCGCCTACGATAAATTGAGAATAACCTATCAAGAACTGTATACTCATATCACACATTTAAGTATCGACTTAAGCAAAATTGGTATTGCTCAAGGGGACTGCATAGCCTTAATTTTACCCAACAGTCCAGAATTCGCGATCGCCTTTTACGCGACTGCTAAATTAAATGCTATAGCTTTGCCAATCAATCCACTTCTCAAAGATAATGAAATTAAATACTACATTATCGATAGCAATGCTAGGGCAATTGTTACTAATAGTGATGGGGCAGAAATTACTCGTAAAATACTTTCAAAAATAGACAAAAAAATAGAATTAATTGTCCTTGATGATACTGCTCTACATACCAAAGAATTAGATAACTCAACAATTACAGAAAGTACCTCTACTTTTACAGGTGATGTACTTTATCAATATTCTTCTGGTTCTACAGGCAGACCTAAGAGAGTTTGTAGAACTCAAAATAATTTATATCACGAAATTAAAAACTTTACTGAAACTACTAATATATCTCTAGCAGATAATATTTTATGTGTAGTGCCACTTTATCATGCACATGGCTTAGGAAATTGCTTACTAGCAGCAACTTGTAATGGTGCAACTTTGGTAATTTTAGAGCCATCTCTACATCAAGGTAAAGCCATTGAAGTGCCATTTGTTTTTAGAATTTTACGAGTATTAGAACTCATAGAAAAAGAAAAGATTACTATCTTACCTGCTGTTTCTTATATTTTTAATACCCTAGCAGAAACACCAGATGACAGACAGGTTGATGTATCCACACTCAGACTATGCTTTTCTGCTGGTAACTTTTTATCTAAAGAGATTTTTGATAAATTCCTCCAAAGATTTGGCATCCCTGTGAGACAGCTTTATGGTTGTACAGAAGCTGGTTCTGTTGCAATTAATTTAGACGAAAATATAAAAAATACCTACAATTCTGTAGGATGTCCTTTAAAAAATATCGACATTAAAATCATTGATGATGCAGGTAAAGAACTTCCAACTGGAACTGTTGGTGAGATAGTCATCAAAAGTGAAGCACTGACTCAAGGATATAGTAATAAACCAGAATTAAATCAACAGGTATTTAAAAACGGGTCGTTTTTAACTGATGATTTAGGCAAAAAAGATGAAGACGGACGTATTTATATTACTGGGAGAAAGCAAATTTTCATTGATACAGGAGGTCACAAAGTCGATCCGTTAGAAATAGAAAATATATTGATAACTCACCATCAAGTTAAAGAAGCTGTTGTTGTTGGTATCAAAGGCTTGTATGCAGGAGAAATTATTAAGGCAGTTATCGTCCCTGAAAATCAAGATAATTGTGACGAAAGAGACATTTTATTTTACTGTAAAAGCAAATTAGCTGATTTTAAATTACCGAAACTTATCGAATTTCGTGACGAAATTCCCAAAAGTCCATTAGGCAAGGTCTTAAGAAAAAACTTAATTGATGATTTATCAAAAACTATAAATTCATGA
- a CDS encoding chorismate--pyruvate lyase family protein, giving the protein MQKILPSKYIEPRNLSYFQRILLTTDGTLTEILEAYLLEKIQLVKLSEEFIEIAKPIPALDLEVNTQIINRKVLLRGKISLNNFIYAESIIIPERLDSRFKSRLIESQEPIGRLWLEHKLETFKEIIDSGIETSEELFHYFNISKEDRMLSRTYRVFSKGQAIMMITEKFPESYFIKDNERFIF; this is encoded by the coding sequence ATGCAAAAAATCTTACCATCCAAATATATTGAACCGCGTAATTTAAGTTATTTTCAAAGGATTTTACTCACGACTGATGGAACACTGACAGAAATTTTAGAAGCTTATCTATTAGAAAAAATTCAATTAGTTAAATTATCAGAAGAATTCATTGAAATTGCAAAACCTATTCCTGCTTTAGATTTAGAAGTAAATACTCAAATAATTAATAGAAAAGTTTTATTACGCGGCAAAATTAGTTTAAATAATTTTATTTATGCTGAATCTATAATTATACCTGAAAGACTAGATAGTAGATTCAAGTCTAGACTAATTGAATCGCAGGAACCAATAGGTAGGCTCTGGTTAGAGCATAAACTTGAAACTTTTAAAGAAATAATTGATTCAGGTATAGAAACATCTGAAGAATTATTTCATTATTTTAATATCTCAAAAGAAGATAGAATGCTTTCTCGAACTTATCGAGTTTTTTCTAAGGGACAAGCGATAATGATGATTACAGAAAAGTTTCCAGAAAGCTATTTTATTAAAGATAATGAACGATTTATTTTCTAA
- a CDS encoding AAA-like domain-containing protein, whose protein sequence is MRYQVGGSLKYDDSTYIVRQADEQLYTGLKTGNFCYVLDCHQTGKSSLLHRTIHRLEKENYICVYLNSFLLGINQITPIQWYKGIIISLLHKLNLTEQVNFQSWWEQQSELEPVQKLYKFVEQVLLREIQNKRIFIFIDNINSLLSLNFPVNNFFIWIRYCYEQQAHNPSFQRLGFALFGVASPSNLFADQHRTPFKIGQAIKLSDFQLHEAMPLVEGLEEVVSQPQAILLHIIHWTRGQPFLTQKLCQLVVQVALESYKGTITIPNGTEGYWVEQLVRSHIIQHWEFQDEPEHLLTIRDRLLFDKYKARKLLKIYQRVLQVEELRNRNPIENLIPADNSEEQTELLLSGLVENYNGYLRVKNPIYRSVFTPQWVSRQLENLSIS, encoded by the coding sequence ATGAGATATCAAGTCGGTGGTAGTCTGAAGTATGATGACTCTACATATATTGTCCGTCAAGCAGACGAACAACTTTATACTGGATTAAAAACAGGAAATTTTTGTTACGTCTTAGATTGCCACCAAACAGGTAAATCATCTCTATTACACCGGACTATTCATCGCTTAGAAAAAGAAAATTATATATGTGTTTATCTAAATTCATTCTTATTAGGTATTAATCAAATTACACCTATACAATGGTATAAGGGTATTATTATCAGCTTGTTACATAAGTTAAATCTGACAGAACAGGTCAATTTTCAAAGTTGGTGGGAGCAGCAATCAGAACTCGAACCTGTACAAAAACTATATAAATTTGTTGAACAAGTGTTGCTGAGAGAAATTCAAAATAAGCGTATTTTCATCTTTATCGATAATATTAATAGCCTGCTAAGTTTAAATTTTCCGGTTAACAATTTTTTTATCTGGATTCGTTACTGTTATGAGCAGCAAGCACACAACCCAAGTTTTCAACGCTTGGGTTTTGCTTTGTTTGGTGTAGCCAGTCCATCTAACCTATTTGCCGATCAACATCGAACTCCCTTTAAGATTGGTCAAGCAATTAAGTTATCTGACTTTCAATTACATGAAGCTATGCCCTTAGTTGAAGGTTTAGAAGAAGTAGTCAGCCAGCCACAAGCAATATTGCTACATATTATTCATTGGACAAGAGGACAGCCGTTTCTCACGCAAAAGCTTTGTCAGTTAGTTGTGCAAGTTGCCTTAGAAAGTTATAAAGGAACGATTACCATACCGAACGGGACTGAAGGGTATTGGGTAGAACAATTGGTGCGATCGCATATTATTCAACATTGGGAATTCCAAGATGAACCTGAACATCTGCTTACCATAAGAGACCGCTTACTTTTTGATAAATACAAAGCAAGAAAGTTATTAAAGATTTATCAACGAGTGTTACAAGTAGAGGAACTAAGGAATAGGAACCCAATAGAAAACTTGATACCAGCCGATAATAGTGAAGAACAGACAGAACTGTTGCTATCTGGTTTAGTGGAAAATTATAACGGTTATCTCAGAGTCAAAAATCCGATTTACCGGAGTGTTTTCACTCCTCAATGGGTATCAAGACAGTTAGAAAATCTTTCCATTTCTTGA
- a CDS encoding AAA-like domain-containing protein → MYKTKRNRGAILTYTGIKRLQSAILSTAIVENKGEHLSLEEISSRINVSTRTLSKLWSLNECVDQKTIKLCFSAFNLELHSEDYTIVNKANDSETPELSSIANIEEDLSQNYELTSFAEENHTQTEQIENLWSYPDGPIPLDSPFYIERPPVERKVYREITTSGCVIRIRSPKQMGKSSLVLRLCAFAQKLGYQTVNLNCYQLNGECLTDLNKLLRHICWKIATGLGIDPNLKEKWNEEIGYNLSSGFYLENYLFEQCQSPVVLALNEVDCFFEYPHICQEFFALLRSWCEEARHNPKWQKLRLVMVYSTEDYISMDINLSPFNIGLPIRLNDFTQPQVEDLAKRYGLNSLKTKDFAKLMSLVGGHPALIQISLYYLCFQEMTLQEIINDAIANGGIYRDHLWRHFVKLQENPSLAKIYAKVLQAKQGICLNPIEAYKLESLGLIRFEGDRILPRYGLYQTYFAKHLSIDNCLIE, encoded by the coding sequence ATGTATAAAACTAAACGCAATCGAGGAGCGATACTGACTTATACAGGAATTAAAAGGTTACAATCAGCAATTCTTTCTACGGCGATAGTAGAAAATAAAGGCGAACACTTGAGTTTAGAAGAAATAAGCTCGCGCATTAATGTTTCTACTAGAACTTTGAGTAAATTATGGTCTTTAAATGAATGTGTAGATCAAAAAACTATAAAACTCTGTTTTAGTGCTTTTAATCTAGAATTACACAGCGAAGACTACACCATAGTCAACAAAGCAAATGATTCTGAGACACCTGAATTATCGTCTATTGCAAATATAGAAGAAGATTTATCTCAAAATTACGAATTAACCTCATTTGCCGAAGAAAATCACACACAAACTGAACAGATAGAAAATCTTTGGTCATACCCGGATGGTCCCATACCCCTAGATTCTCCATTTTATATTGAACGTCCTCCAGTAGAGAGAAAAGTTTATCGAGAAATAACTACCAGTGGCTGCGTGATTCGGATTAGGTCTCCCAAACAGATGGGTAAAAGTTCTCTTGTGTTGCGGCTTTGTGCGTTTGCACAGAAACTTGGGTATCAGACTGTCAATCTAAATTGCTACCAACTTAATGGTGAGTGTCTAACAGATTTAAATAAACTGTTGCGTCATATTTGCTGGAAAATTGCAACAGGGTTAGGTATCGATCCCAACCTTAAGGAAAAGTGGAATGAAGAAATTGGCTACAACTTGAGTAGCGGCTTCTATTTAGAAAACTATTTGTTCGAGCAATGTCAAAGCCCGGTGGTTTTAGCGTTGAATGAAGTTGACTGTTTTTTTGAATATCCTCACATTTGTCAAGAGTTTTTTGCTTTATTGAGGTCATGGTGTGAGGAAGCACGACACAATCCTAAGTGGCAAAAGCTGAGGTTAGTAATGGTTTACTCAACCGAAGATTACATCTCTATGGATATTAACCTCTCTCCTTTTAATATTGGTCTACCTATTCGTCTGAACGATTTTACTCAACCACAAGTAGAAGATTTAGCTAAACGGTATGGTTTAAACTCACTTAAAACTAAAGATTTTGCCAAACTGATGTCACTAGTAGGAGGACATCCAGCACTAATTCAGATTAGTTTGTACTATCTTTGCTTTCAAGAAATGACCTTGCAAGAAATAATAAATGATGCGATCGCTAATGGTGGCATCTACCGCGATCATTTATGGAGACATTTTGTCAAGCTGCAAGAAAATCCTAGTCTGGCAAAGATCTATGCTAAAGTACTCCAAGCAAAGCAAGGTATTTGTCTTAATCCTATTGAGGCTTACAAGCTTGAAAGTTTGGGATTAATTCGCTTTGAGGGCGATCGCATCTTACCTCGTTACGGACTCTACCAGACCTATTTTGCAAAACATTTATCTATCGACAATTGTTTGATAGAGTAA
- a CDS encoding chitin binding peritrophin-A domain-containing protein, translated as MKTIKNLACLFLVCLAVLGLWFGGMQPANAEDTKAEPPEYPAITCEYNGQYFPNPADKHSFYQCAPVDNNGALRAVLHQCAMEAGTTRLVFNPELNVCDWTDNVPSS; from the coding sequence ATGAAAACCATCAAAAATCTAGCTTGTCTTTTCCTGGTTTGCTTAGCCGTCCTTGGCTTGTGGTTCGGTGGAATGCAACCAGCAAATGCCGAGGACACTAAAGCTGAGCCTCCCGAATATCCCGCTATTACATGTGAATACAACGGTCAATACTTTCCCAATCCTGCCGATAAACACAGTTTTTATCAGTGTGCACCTGTAGATAATAATGGAGCACTTCGGGCAGTTCTTCACCAATGTGCAATGGAGGCTGGGACTACAAGGTTGGTTTTCAATCCTGAACTTAATGTTTGTGATTGGACTGACAATGTACCAAGCTCCTGA